In a genomic window of Candidatus Zymogenus saltonus:
- a CDS encoding AMP-binding protein, giving the protein MSKESYQKFDPSWGVNPIPPVPEAPLYKPMQDSAKKFPDKPAVIFLHHETTYRELDDLSDRFAQTLIEMGIKKGDKVATMLPNCTQHIIAFYGIAKVGAVAVPFNVMLKADEVKYILDESEAKVFVGIDLLYPVVQPVLEELKISNVILVHIKDFSAPTAKLPPLLQMDKSVPEGMLDFMDVIAKDKGKPPEPDLDFKEDLAMLLYTSGTTGFPKGAMITHYNFNAASVVADVLGIKEDDVFLMLFPLFHIAGYALGLLPAMSFGCTTVPVPKFEPDDMMDVIQRFGVTVLFSPPTGYIALLNYPDFKKYDLSSIRVTVACGAPVPPPLQKEWEEKVGSYLYNGYGCTETMATSPGIIEFENKRKFQGETLGATTAELKIVDEEGKIVPRGTVGEFVHRGPGVAKGYWKKPEDTKKQFTKDGWWHSGDAGYMDEDGFVYFVERIKDLIIASGYNIAPVEVENYIYEHPAVEEVGVVGVSDEYRGETVKAYIILKEDYRGKVTEEEIIQFCREKMAVYKAPKIVKFVDEIPKTMTGKVLRRVLREMHEKGE; this is encoded by the coding sequence ATGTCCAAGGAATCTTACCAAAAATTCGATCCATCCTGGGGGGTCAATCCCATACCTCCCGTTCCCGAAGCCCCCCTTTACAAGCCGATGCAGGATTCCGCCAAAAAATTTCCAGATAAGCCGGCAGTGATCTTTCTGCACCACGAGACCACCTACAGGGAGCTTGACGACCTGAGCGACCGCTTCGCCCAGACCTTAATCGAGATGGGGATAAAAAAGGGTGACAAGGTGGCGACTATGCTTCCCAACTGTACTCAGCACATCATCGCCTTTTACGGCATTGCGAAGGTCGGGGCTGTCGCGGTTCCCTTTAACGTGATGCTCAAGGCGGACGAGGTCAAGTACATCCTAGACGAGTCGGAGGCAAAGGTCTTTGTGGGGATAGACCTCCTGTATCCGGTGGTGCAGCCCGTTCTGGAGGAGCTTAAGATATCCAACGTCATATTAGTTCACATAAAAGATTTTTCAGCCCCCACGGCGAAGCTTCCCCCCCTCCTTCAGATGGACAAGAGCGTGCCCGAGGGCATGCTCGATTTCATGGATGTGATAGCAAAGGACAAGGGCAAGCCCCCGGAGCCGGATCTGGACTTCAAGGAAGACCTCGCAATGCTCCTCTACACATCAGGGACCACAGGCTTCCCGAAGGGGGCCATGATAACCCACTACAATTTCAACGCCGCAAGCGTGGTGGCGGACGTTCTGGGCATCAAGGAAGACGACGTTTTTCTAATGCTCTTTCCTCTCTTTCACATTGCGGGCTACGCCCTGGGGCTCCTCCCCGCGATGAGCTTCGGATGCACCACGGTTCCGGTCCCGAAGTTCGAGCCGGATGATATGATGGACGTAATCCAGCGCTTCGGCGTAACCGTCCTCTTTTCACCGCCCACAGGTTACATTGCCCTTTTGAACTACCCGGACTTCAAGAAGTACGACCTGTCAAGCATAAGGGTGACCGTGGCGTGCGGGGCGCCTGTGCCGCCCCCCCTCCAGAAGGAGTGGGAGGAAAAGGTCGGGTCTTATCTCTACAACGGGTACGGCTGTACGGAGACCATGGCGACGTCCCCCGGAATAATCGAGTTCGAGAACAAGAGGAAGTTTCAGGGCGAAACCCTGGGAGCCACGACGGCGGAGCTCAAGATAGTGGACGAGGAGGGTAAAATCGTCCCGAGGGGAACCGTGGGGGAGTTCGTCCACCGGGGGCCGGGGGTGGCGAAGGGGTACTGGAAGAAGCCGGAGGATACGAAAAAGCAGTTCACGAAGGACGGCTGGTGGCATTCCGGCGACGCCGGATATATGGACGAAGACGGCTTTGTCTATTTCGTCGAGAGGATAAAAGACCTCATCATCGCCTCTGGCTACAACATCGCTCCGGTGGAGGTGGAAAACTACATCTATGAGCACCCTGCGGTGGAAGAGGTGGGGGTCGTGGGCGTATCCGACGAGTATCGGGGCGAGACGGTAAAGGCGTATATAATTCTGAAGGAGGACTACAGGGGGAAGGTCACCGAGGAGGAGATTATCCAGTTCTGCAGGGAGAAGATGGCCGTTTACAAGGCTCCAAAGATCGTGAAGTTCGTAGACGAGATCCCAAAGACCATGACCGGAAAGGTCCTGAGGAGGGTACTAAGGGAGATGCACGAAAAGGGCGAATGA
- a CDS encoding dehydrogenase E1 component subunit alpha/beta — MWPFKDRDEMVGVLSSLWDKILNDKVIVDSVSSVKILVKFRLKDPDANLYIDTRGDLPRYFWDPENPDDPDMDPDVEMILSAETSHKFWMQDINVPLAIAGRKIIAKGSVQKALKLLPALKPAFALYPGVLKECGRDDLLTAPEKGKKRKRKGRLWKRGKGVKRGTYDTKLLPEFPLELVERGGEIPRAKVNAKLRKATETDILKNMCLIRAFEEHLSAAFRDGVLPTEAIHLSIGQEAVATGVCLSLRDSDYVNTTHRGHGHIIAKGADVKKMMAEIYGKAPGLCGGKGGSMHVTDGTRGVLGANGIVGAGYLLAMGAGLTIKMQNIGKKEKRDDISVVFAGDGSVNQGMFHEAANMASVFGLPVLFVIENNLYGEFTSVENHSAVPELYRRAAAYGMEAVRIDGNDVVKVMKGVSDMIEKIRKDSKPRLVELLTYRWHGHMEGDPQLYREEKEREAYKKKCPILRFEKDLVKRGAMTKEDVESIKREAEAVVSEAAEFSESAKVPEPKSLMTQVYTPEEKSLFTGSFGKLTTGGFDKLTTGREVSMSQAINEALAEEMERDKNVFVWGEDVTLGGYFNVTDGLVERFGKDRIIDTPISENGIIGGAVGAAITGLRPVPEILFSDFLTCAMDPILNQAAKIRYMTGGQVSVPMTIRTPVGSGIGMAAQHSQSMERFFFGIPGLIVVAPSDAFTAKGILKAAIRSNNPVIFFEHKLLYAEAGKVPEGDYTLPIGKARVVREGDDLTIVTHLLGVGVSLKAAEILSDNGIEAEVIDLVTLYPMDMETVLKSVKKTGRLVAVEEGNPTGGIGSEVIAKTVICGHGLLSQNPIRIAAGETPIPYASNLENLMIPNPEKIAERIEAELGR, encoded by the coding sequence ATGTGGCCGTTTAAGGACAGAGACGAAATGGTCGGCGTCCTATCCTCGCTTTGGGACAAGATATTAAACGACAAGGTGATAGTCGATTCGGTCTCCTCGGTAAAAATCCTCGTCAAGTTCCGCCTGAAAGACCCGGACGCTAACCTCTACATAGACACCCGGGGCGATTTACCCCGTTATTTCTGGGACCCGGAAAACCCGGACGACCCCGATATGGATCCCGATGTCGAGATGATCCTATCGGCGGAGACCAGCCACAAGTTCTGGATGCAGGACATCAACGTGCCTTTGGCCATCGCCGGAAGGAAGATAATCGCCAAAGGCTCCGTCCAGAAGGCGCTGAAGCTCCTCCCTGCCCTGAAGCCCGCTTTCGCCCTGTATCCCGGAGTTCTGAAAGAGTGCGGCAGGGATGACCTGTTGACGGCGCCGGAGAAGGGGAAAAAGAGAAAAAGGAAAGGGAGGTTATGGAAAAGGGGAAAAGGGGTCAAGAGGGGGACATACGATACGAAGCTCCTTCCGGAGTTTCCCCTCGAACTTGTAGAAAGGGGGGGTGAAATCCCCAGGGCAAAGGTGAACGCAAAGCTCAGGAAGGCGACAGAGACCGATATATTGAAGAACATGTGTCTGATAAGGGCCTTCGAGGAGCACCTGTCGGCAGCCTTCAGGGACGGGGTACTTCCCACGGAGGCGATCCACCTCTCGATAGGGCAGGAGGCGGTGGCAACCGGCGTCTGTCTGAGCCTGAGGGACAGCGACTACGTCAACACCACCCACAGGGGGCACGGGCACATCATAGCGAAGGGTGCCGACGTGAAGAAGATGATGGCGGAGATATACGGGAAGGCGCCAGGGCTCTGCGGCGGGAAGGGGGGCTCTATGCACGTCACCGACGGGACGAGGGGGGTTCTTGGCGCGAACGGGATCGTGGGGGCGGGCTACCTCCTGGCGATGGGGGCGGGACTCACCATAAAGATGCAGAACATCGGGAAAAAAGAGAAGAGGGACGACATCTCGGTCGTCTTCGCCGGAGACGGCTCGGTGAACCAGGGGATGTTTCATGAGGCGGCGAACATGGCCTCGGTCTTCGGGCTCCCGGTTCTCTTCGTCATCGAGAACAATCTCTACGGGGAGTTCACCTCGGTGGAGAATCACTCGGCGGTGCCGGAACTCTACAGAAGGGCGGCGGCCTACGGGATGGAGGCGGTCAGGATCGACGGAAACGACGTGGTAAAGGTGATGAAGGGTGTGAGTGATATGATCGAAAAGATCAGAAAAGACTCAAAGCCCCGCCTCGTAGAGCTTCTGACCTACCGGTGGCATGGCCACATGGAGGGAGACCCCCAGCTCTACCGGGAGGAGAAGGAGAGGGAGGCCTACAAGAAAAAGTGTCCCATCCTCCGCTTCGAGAAAGACTTGGTAAAGAGGGGGGCCATGACAAAGGAGGATGTGGAGAGCATAAAGAGGGAGGCGGAGGCCGTAGTCTCGGAGGCGGCGGAGTTCTCCGAGAGCGCCAAAGTGCCCGAGCCGAAGTCGCTGATGACCCAGGTCTACACCCCGGAGGAGAAGTCCCTTTTTACAGGGTCTTTCGGCAAGCTCACCACAGGCGGGTTCGACAAGCTCACCACAGGCCGTGAGGTGTCGATGTCCCAGGCGATAAACGAGGCGCTGGCCGAGGAGATGGAGAGGGACAAGAACGTCTTCGTCTGGGGGGAGGACGTGACTCTGGGGGGCTACTTCAATGTCACCGACGGCCTCGTGGAGAGATTCGGCAAGGATAGGATCATCGACACCCCCATCTCGGAAAACGGGATCATCGGGGGCGCTGTGGGGGCCGCGATAACAGGGCTTCGTCCCGTGCCGGAGATACTCTTCTCCGACTTTCTGACGTGTGCGATGGATCCGATATTGAACCAGGCGGCGAAGATCAGGTACATGACCGGGGGGCAGGTTTCGGTCCCCATGACGATAAGGACTCCTGTGGGCTCCGGCATAGGGATGGCCGCCCAGCACTCCCAGTCGATGGAGCGGTTTTTCTTCGGCATCCCGGGTCTCATCGTGGTCGCCCCGTCAGACGCCTTTACCGCCAAGGGGATTTTGAAGGCGGCTATAAGGTCTAACAACCCGGTTATATTCTTCGAGCACAAGCTGCTATACGCCGAGGCGGGAAAGGTTCCGGAAGGTGACTACACGCTTCCCATCGGGAAAGCGAGGGTCGTGAGGGAGGGGGACGATCTCACCATCGTAACCCACCTCTTAGGGGTGGGGGTGTCCCTCAAGGCGGCGGAGATCCTCTCCGATAATGGAATCGAGGCGGAGGTGATCGACCTCGTAACCCTCTACCCGATGGATATGGAGACGGTCCTGAAATCTGTCAAGAAGACCGGCCGTCTGGTTGCGGTGGAGGAAGGAAATCCGACCGGAGGGATAGGGTCGGAGGTGATAGCTAAGACGGTGATTTGCGGGCACGGGCTCCTCTCCCAAAACCCGATAAGGATAGCCGCGGGGGAGACCCCGATACCTTACGCATCGAATCTGGAAAACCTAATGATCCCGAATCCCGAGAAGATAGCCGAGAGGATCGAGGCTGAGCTCGGTAGGTAG
- a CDS encoding aspartate aminotransferase family protein — MEQKKDDIVELAARYVCPGRVETFKMLGTVPVMGRREGNYFWDLDGTKLFDVHINGGTYNLGHRNPEIVKTLKEAVDQYDIGNHHFASIARSKLAERLVALTPGNMKYVVFTPGGGEAIDITIRTARKFTGRRKIVAFKEAYHGHGGLGLRAGGYADLADFFLSGGPKGEFDLVPFNDIEAMKDALNGDDAAAVLSEMIPATSGFLMPYDEYFPEVKDLCEKHGALFIADEVQTGLGRTGKVWACEGYKVKPDMLVTGKGLSGGVYPIAAALLSEKVAGWMMEDGWGHSSTFGGSELGCVIALKVLEILERSGVLENVNAMSELVAKGLAEIKGRHPFLAEVRQNGLVIGLRFDNPYGGMMMAACSFESGLWAFPAGFDRSVLQFKLNILVDKAACEEALSLLEKAIELCEEKFLKGS, encoded by the coding sequence ATGGAGCAGAAAAAGGACGACATCGTGGAGCTTGCCGCCCGCTACGTGTGCCCCGGGAGGGTGGAGACCTTCAAGATGCTGGGCACCGTCCCGGTGATGGGCCGCAGGGAGGGGAACTACTTCTGGGACCTCGACGGCACAAAGCTCTTCGACGTCCACATAAACGGGGGAACCTACAACCTGGGGCACAGAAACCCGGAGATAGTGAAGACCCTTAAAGAGGCGGTCGACCAGTACGACATCGGAAACCACCACTTCGCCAGCATCGCAAGATCCAAGCTTGCCGAGAGGCTTGTCGCCTTGACTCCCGGAAATATGAAATACGTAGTCTTCACCCCCGGCGGAGGAGAGGCGATAGATATTACGATCAGGACTGCGAGGAAGTTCACCGGCAGAAGGAAGATCGTCGCCTTCAAGGAGGCGTATCACGGCCACGGCGGCCTCGGCCTTCGGGCCGGGGGCTATGCCGACCTCGCAGACTTCTTCCTCTCCGGTGGGCCGAAGGGGGAGTTCGATCTCGTACCCTTTAACGACATTGAGGCGATGAAGGACGCCCTGAATGGGGACGATGCGGCGGCGGTCTTATCCGAGATGATCCCGGCCACCAGCGGCTTCCTCATGCCCTACGATGAATATTTCCCGGAGGTGAAAGACCTTTGTGAAAAGCACGGCGCCCTCTTTATCGCAGACGAGGTGCAGACCGGGCTGGGGCGCACCGGCAAGGTCTGGGCCTGCGAGGGCTACAAGGTAAAGCCGGACATGCTGGTCACCGGAAAGGGGCTCTCGGGAGGCGTATATCCCATTGCCGCGGCGCTCCTTTCGGAGAAGGTCGCCGGGTGGATGATGGAGGACGGCTGGGGACACTCGTCCACCTTTGGCGGCTCGGAGCTCGGCTGTGTCATCGCGCTTAAGGTCCTCGAGATCTTGGAGAGGTCGGGGGTACTCGAGAACGTAAACGCAATGTCGGAGCTCGTCGCAAAGGGATTGGCGGAGATCAAGGGGCGTCACCCGTTTTTGGCCGAGGTAAGGCAAAACGGCCTCGTCATCGGGCTTCGCTTCGACAACCCCTACGGCGGCATGATGATGGCCGCCTGCAGCTTCGAGTCGGGGCTGTGGGCCTTCCCTGCCGGCTTCGACAGGTCGGTGCTACAGTTCAAGCTCAACATCCTGGTAGACAAGGCGGCCTGTGAGGAGGCGCTCTCTCTCCTCGAAAAGGCGATCGAGCTATGCGAAGAGAAGTTTCTCAAGGGGAGCTGA